A section of the Deltaproteobacteria bacterium genome encodes:
- a CDS encoding AAA family ATPase — translation MKDLQDLKILIRSHYPIICIETVEEERAENVVARVAEELYLPLFTWSATHGLKRTGEKQPAYQTRNPIDALNFIEASSLDGIYLFKDLHHNLTDPLITRKLRDLCEGFRTRERSMILTAPSFTFPPELSREIARYDLALPGREELKKLVREVIRKITAQEKITVHIEGKDGSTLINNLTGLTLTEAERVLYRVILRDGKLDAEDLPALLSAKKEKVEQSGVLEFYPKEPSLSDVGGMKNLKHWLAIRKGAFGEKATQFGLTPPKGILLLGVQGCGKSLMAKAVAREWQLPLLKLDAARLYNKYIGETEKNLQKAIRLAESMAPTVLWIDEIEKALSGSGTSDGDGGVSTRILGTLLSWLQEKTASVFVVATSNDITKLPPELLRKGRLDEIFFVDLPNTEEREAILRVHLEKKARDPADFDLPALVEASKGFSGAEIEQAIISALYAAFSGRGVLTTQEILKEIKSTYPLSVVMKEKIEALREWAQGRTVPAN, via the coding sequence ATGAAGGACCTGCAAGATCTGAAAATCCTGATCCGCTCTCACTACCCGATCATCTGTATCGAAACAGTGGAAGAAGAACGGGCTGAAAATGTGGTCGCCCGGGTGGCCGAGGAACTCTATCTCCCCCTTTTCACCTGGAGTGCAACCCACGGTCTGAAACGGACGGGCGAGAAACAACCGGCCTACCAGACCCGGAATCCCATCGATGCCCTGAACTTCATCGAGGCTTCCAGCCTCGACGGGATCTATCTCTTCAAGGATCTCCATCACAATCTGACGGACCCCCTGATTACCCGCAAACTCCGGGATCTCTGCGAGGGATTCCGTACACGGGAACGCTCCATGATCCTTACGGCGCCTTCCTTCACCTTCCCGCCGGAACTCTCCCGTGAAATTGCACGGTACGATCTTGCCCTGCCGGGAAGAGAGGAACTCAAAAAACTGGTTCGGGAAGTCATCCGGAAGATCACCGCCCAGGAAAAAATCACCGTCCACATCGAGGGGAAAGACGGCAGCACGCTGATCAACAACCTGACCGGACTGACACTTACAGAAGCCGAACGGGTCCTTTACCGTGTCATTCTGAGGGACGGAAAACTCGATGCCGAGGATCTACCGGCACTCCTCTCTGCAAAAAAAGAAAAGGTGGAACAGTCGGGTGTTCTGGAATTTTATCCCAAGGAACCCTCTCTCAGTGACGTGGGGGGAATGAAAAACCTCAAACACTGGCTGGCCATCCGCAAGGGGGCCTTCGGCGAAAAGGCGACACAATTCGGCCTCACACCGCCCAAAGGGATCCTTCTCCTCGGTGTTCAGGGGTGCGGAAAAAGCCTGATGGCCAAGGCGGTGGCCCGGGAGTGGCAGCTTCCCCTTCTAAAGCTCGATGCGGCACGACTTTACAACAAATACATTGGGGAAACGGAGAAGAACCTGCAAAAGGCAATCCGGCTTGCCGAATCCATGGCGCCCACCGTACTCTGGATTGATGAAATCGAAAAAGCCCTGTCCGGCTCCGGCACGAGTGACGGAGACGGCGGAGTCTCGACCCGGATCCTGGGAACGCTCCTTTCCTGGCTCCAGGAGAAAACAGCATCCGTTTTCGTTGTCGCCACTTCCAACGACATTACGAAGCTTCCGCCCGAACTCCTTCGCAAAGGCCGGCTCGATGAGATCTTCTTCGTCGATCTGCCCAATACAGAGGAGCGGGAGGCCATTCTCCGTGTTCATTTAGAAAAGAAAGCCCGTGATCCTGCGGATTTTGATCTTCCGGCGCTGGTTGAGGCATCGAAGGGGTTCAGCGGTGCGGAGATCGAGCAGGCGATTATTTCCGCGCTCTATGCCGCCTTTTCCGGCCGAGGGGTACTCACCACGCAGGAGATCCTGAAGGAAATAAAAAGCACCTATCCCCTCTCGGTCGTCATGAAAGAAAAGATTGAAGCTTTGCGGGAATGGGCACAGGGACGAACGGTCCCGGCAAATTAA
- a CDS encoding GAF domain-containing protein, giving the protein MKEKKDIYDLFSIWSPLKRVSYPINGVLMGFGAPLGWLIISAFFFRPPHLALIPYFVSELSGSVHQIALFVYMTLGTSMVMGVTGYLVGAAFDRDEAKAEQLKRAHDRIEEQKEKFESRFHHLSAAMTNLYQIGADIQQSRDRDQVLELISEGAHSVLEFDRINLFLLDDERKNLLCRATRGQKGEGWRTLKIPLDKVGGALAGTIVKNETIRVEDITVMSKDWRLQPPYDRIPELRSRSFVCIPLRERGKPIGLIAVDNKVGRRPIRDEKLSPLQILADQGSTALTNISLFDGINRLDQELERNFEGLLNQKEAFAKIVGDLSARAEEIRNNMLQVAANAEGLSGAVTETASSVHEMSSALNEVAGGVSGLREAAEKTVASTTELGMSIREVESHAKESNVLSEQAKGEAEEGVSLVRKSISGIGEIRDIVLESVHIMERFGRKTEKISEVLEVINSINEKTNVLALNAAIISNQAGEHGKGFGVVSSEIRALSDKTKASSREIEEMILDLQEEVRETTAKIQSIPQQVETGVKLSRKSGAALNKILESAVTSLGMTRQIEHATREQVKSTENVSQALDRVNEMIQMMTRSIEEQNRGSKVVAEANESIRQITEEVAQATVSQSEEFKRVSDMVQQVSEMVSTLFENAEKRKAESEYIIEGIQLLDRKRATA; this is encoded by the coding sequence ATGAAAGAAAAAAAGGATATCTACGACCTCTTTTCCATCTGGTCTCCTCTGAAAAGGGTCTCCTATCCGATTAATGGAGTTCTGATGGGGTTTGGTGCTCCGCTGGGATGGCTGATCATTTCCGCTTTTTTCTTCCGTCCCCCTCATCTTGCCCTGATCCCGTATTTTGTTTCGGAGCTTTCCGGTTCCGTCCATCAGATTGCACTTTTTGTCTATATGACCCTCGGGACCTCCATGGTGATGGGGGTGACGGGGTATCTGGTTGGCGCGGCCTTTGACCGGGACGAGGCGAAGGCGGAGCAATTGAAAAGGGCCCACGACCGGATCGAGGAGCAGAAAGAAAAGTTTGAGAGCCGTTTCCATCATCTCAGTGCCGCCATGACCAATCTCTATCAGATCGGCGCCGATATTCAGCAGTCCCGAGACAGGGATCAGGTTCTGGAACTGATCTCCGAAGGGGCCCATTCCGTCCTGGAATTTGACCGGATCAACCTCTTCCTTCTGGATGACGAACGGAAAAACCTTCTCTGCCGTGCGACACGGGGACAGAAGGGGGAGGGATGGCGTACCCTGAAGATTCCGTTGGACAAAGTCGGAGGAGCTCTGGCCGGAACAATTGTGAAGAATGAAACCATCCGTGTGGAGGATATCACGGTCATGTCGAAAGACTGGCGTCTTCAACCTCCCTATGACCGGATCCCGGAACTTCGCTCCCGTTCTTTTGTCTGTATCCCACTCCGGGAACGGGGGAAGCCGATCGGGTTGATTGCCGTGGACAACAAGGTCGGTCGGAGACCGATCCGGGATGAAAAACTTTCTCCGCTGCAGATTCTGGCGGATCAGGGATCGACGGCCCTGACAAACATCTCTCTCTTTGACGGGATCAACCGGTTGGATCAGGAACTGGAACGGAATTTTGAGGGGCTCCTGAACCAGAAAGAGGCCTTTGCAAAGATTGTCGGTGATCTTTCGGCCCGGGCCGAGGAGATCCGGAACAATATGCTTCAAGTCGCAGCCAATGCCGAGGGGCTCTCCGGTGCCGTGACGGAAACCGCTTCTTCCGTTCACGAAATGTCCAGTGCCTTAAACGAGGTGGCCGGTGGAGTGAGCGGCCTTCGGGAAGCAGCGGAGAAGACCGTTGCTTCCACAACGGAACTGGGGATGTCGATCCGGGAAGTGGAGTCTCATGCGAAGGAGTCGAATGTTCTTTCCGAACAGGCGAAAGGGGAAGCGGAAGAAGGAGTCTCCCTCGTCCGGAAATCGATTTCCGGTATCGGTGAGATCCGGGACATTGTCCTGGAATCGGTCCATATCATGGAACGATTCGGCCGGAAGACGGAAAAAATCAGTGAGGTCCTGGAGGTGATCAACAGCATCAACGAAAAGACAAATGTCTTGGCGCTGAATGCTGCAATTATCTCCAACCAGGCCGGGGAACATGGAAAAGGGTTCGGGGTGGTAAGTAGTGAGATTCGGGCCCTTTCCGACAAGACCAAGGCTTCATCCAGGGAGATTGAGGAGATGATCCTCGACTTGCAGGAGGAGGTCCGGGAAACGACCGCCAAGATTCAATCCATCCCTCAACAGGTGGAAACCGGGGTGAAGCTTTCCCGGAAGTCCGGGGCCGCCCTGAACAAGATCCTGGAGAGTGCCGTGACCTCCCTCGGGATGACCCGGCAGATTGAACATGCCACCCGTGAGCAGGTCAAAAGTACGGAAAACGTTTCGCAGGCGTTGGATCGGGTCAACGAGATGATTCAGATGATGACCCGGAGTATTGAGGAGCAGAACCGGGGCAGCAAGGTGGTGGCCGAGGCCAACGAGAGCATTCGTCAGATTACGGAGGAAGTCGCACAGGCTACGGTCAGCCAGTCCGAAGAATTTAAACGGGTTTCCGATATGGTGCAGCAGGTTTCCGAAATGGTCTCCACGCTTTTTGAGAATGCCGAGAAGCGGAAAGCGGAGAGTGAATATATCATCGAGGGGATTCAACTGCTGGATCGGAAACGGGCGACCGCCTGA
- a CDS encoding LptE family protein, giving the protein MSLHSMRIALILLCVTVFSNCGYHPGAGPLSPTAFGTVAVPIFVNESSEPNIQTVITRAVIREFNRAGVLVVEKPRADKILEGRIVGYSNGSVSRTAASTVSEYRLSVIVQLTLKNREGKILFRHPSAQLREEYFASSILEQNEQAEAKALKSGAVDFAEDVVRHLLDQVNEGLSNENL; this is encoded by the coding sequence ATGTCTTTACATTCGATGCGAATTGCTTTGATATTGTTGTGCGTTACGGTTTTTTCAAATTGTGGCTATCATCCCGGTGCCGGTCCGCTTTCCCCCACGGCATTCGGTACGGTGGCCGTTCCGATCTTCGTGAATGAATCTTCCGAACCGAACATTCAGACCGTGATCACCCGTGCCGTGATCCGCGAATTCAACCGGGCCGGAGTGTTGGTCGTCGAAAAACCCCGTGCGGACAAGATCCTGGAGGGACGGATCGTCGGATATTCCAACGGGTCCGTTTCCCGAACGGCTGCCAGTACCGTCAGTGAATACCGCCTTTCCGTGATCGTTCAACTCACGCTGAAAAACCGGGAGGGGAAAATTCTCTTCCGGCATCCTTCCGCTCAACTTCGTGAGGAATACTTTGCCTCAAGCATCCTGGAGCAGAACGAACAGGCGGAGGCCAAGGCACTCAAGTCCGGGGCCGTCGACTTTGCCGAAGATGTGGTCCGTCATCTGCTGGATCAGGTGAATGAAGGACTGAGCAATGAAAACTTATGA
- a CDS encoding leucine--tRNA ligase: MKLDYQPSEVEKKWQRTWEKEGCFRADPDPEKEKCYVLEMFPYPSGRVHMGHVRNYSIGDVIARFRRLRGYNVLHPMGWDAFGMPAENAAIKHGVHPARWTYENIDYMRNELKRIGLSYDWGREVATCDPDYYRWEQWFFLKMREKGLVYRKESSVNWCESCQTVLANEQVENDCCWRCDSEVVQKKLPQWFFRITDYADELLEGCDNLPGWPERVLTMQKNWIGKSYGVEVEFGVEGSDEPLRIFTTRPDTLFGVTFMSMAPEHPRVSSLVMPEQKAVVEDFVERMKKVDRMERTSEDLEKEGVFTGSYAIHPMTGEKIPIYLANFVLMDYGTGVVMAVPTHDQRDFEFARQYQISMKVVIQPPDTTLTVEEMTEAYTAPGVLVDSGKFSGLPSEEAKERIAEEVKRLGIGDRTVNYRLRDWGISRQRYWGAPIPILYCDACGEVPVPDAELPVLLPEDVKLTGEGGSPLVSHDRFVRASCPRCGQPARRETDTLDTFVESSWYFLRYASRRREGAPFDKEEAGYWMPVDQYIGGIEHAVMHLLYSRFFVKVLRDLGLVSADEPFINLLTQGMVIKDGAKMSKSKGNVVDPDFLIGKYGADTARLFILFAAPPEKDLEWSDQGVEGANRFLHRVWRLVGHFADRLSNLGRECAIPDSLPESWTILRRKTHQTIRKVTHDLDGRFHFNTAIASIMEFVNFLNPLREEKIEDTMLPVLRESLESLTLLLSPFAPHIAEEMWEVLGHAGGIGVARWPDFDETIAKEEEITVVVQIRGKLRSRIRVPADSPREVLQEAALSDPRIRELTGGKEIRKVIVVPGKLVNIVI; the protein is encoded by the coding sequence GTGAAACTCGATTATCAACCGTCGGAAGTGGAAAAAAAATGGCAGAGGACCTGGGAGAAAGAAGGGTGCTTCCGGGCTGATCCCGACCCGGAAAAAGAGAAATGTTATGTCCTGGAGATGTTTCCTTACCCTTCCGGCAGGGTTCATATGGGACATGTCCGGAACTATTCCATCGGGGATGTTATTGCCCGTTTCCGGAGGCTCCGGGGATACAACGTCCTGCATCCCATGGGGTGGGATGCCTTCGGCATGCCGGCGGAGAATGCGGCGATCAAGCATGGGGTTCATCCCGCCCGTTGGACCTATGAAAATATCGACTATATGCGCAACGAACTGAAACGGATCGGTCTTTCCTATGACTGGGGCCGGGAGGTGGCCACCTGTGATCCCGACTATTACCGGTGGGAACAATGGTTCTTTCTGAAGATGAGGGAAAAGGGACTGGTCTACAGAAAGGAGTCTTCCGTCAATTGGTGTGAATCCTGTCAAACCGTGCTGGCCAACGAACAGGTAGAGAATGATTGCTGCTGGCGTTGTGATTCAGAGGTTGTGCAGAAGAAACTCCCTCAATGGTTTTTCCGGATCACCGACTATGCCGATGAATTGCTTGAAGGGTGCGACAATCTGCCGGGATGGCCGGAACGGGTCCTTACGATGCAGAAGAACTGGATTGGCAAGAGCTACGGCGTAGAGGTGGAATTCGGCGTGGAGGGATCCGATGAACCTCTCCGTATTTTCACGACCCGTCCCGACACCCTCTTTGGTGTGACCTTCATGAGTATGGCCCCGGAACACCCCAGGGTTTCCTCCCTGGTGATGCCGGAACAGAAGGCGGTCGTTGAGGACTTTGTGGAGCGGATGAAAAAGGTCGACCGTATGGAAAGGACTTCGGAGGACCTGGAGAAAGAAGGGGTCTTTACCGGCTCCTACGCGATCCACCCGATGACGGGTGAGAAGATCCCGATCTACCTGGCGAATTTCGTTCTCATGGATTACGGCACGGGCGTGGTTATGGCCGTTCCGACCCATGATCAGCGGGACTTCGAGTTTGCCCGGCAATATCAGATCTCCATGAAGGTGGTCATTCAGCCTCCCGATACGACGCTGACGGTGGAAGAAATGACCGAGGCCTATACGGCGCCCGGGGTGCTGGTTGATTCCGGCAAATTTTCCGGTCTTCCCAGTGAAGAGGCGAAGGAGCGGATTGCCGAAGAAGTGAAACGGCTCGGGATCGGAGACCGAACGGTCAACTACCGTCTCCGGGACTGGGGAATCTCACGGCAGCGCTACTGGGGAGCACCGATTCCCATCCTCTATTGTGACGCCTGCGGCGAGGTCCCGGTTCCGGATGCGGAACTTCCCGTTCTCCTCCCCGAGGATGTGAAATTGACGGGGGAAGGGGGATCCCCTCTTGTTTCCCATGATCGCTTCGTCCGGGCCTCCTGCCCGCGATGCGGACAACCGGCCCGGCGGGAGACCGATACCCTGGATACCTTTGTGGAATCCTCCTGGTATTTTCTCCGTTATGCCTCACGCCGGCGGGAGGGGGCTCCTTTCGATAAAGAGGAAGCCGGTTACTGGATGCCGGTGGATCAGTACATCGGGGGGATCGAGCATGCCGTGATGCACCTCCTCTATTCCCGCTTCTTCGTCAAAGTGTTGCGGGATCTCGGGCTCGTCTCCGCGGATGAGCCTTTTATCAACCTGCTGACGCAGGGGATGGTGATCAAGGACGGCGCCAAGATGAGCAAGTCGAAGGGGAACGTGGTCGATCCGGACTTCCTGATTGGAAAGTACGGCGCCGACACGGCCCGGCTCTTTATCCTTTTTGCCGCACCGCCGGAGAAAGACCTCGAATGGAGCGACCAGGGAGTGGAAGGGGCCAACCGTTTTCTGCATCGCGTCTGGCGGCTGGTGGGACACTTTGCCGATCGACTTTCCAACCTCGGCCGGGAGTGTGCAATTCCGGATTCTCTCCCGGAATCCTGGACGATCCTTCGGCGCAAAACCCATCAGACGATTCGGAAGGTGACTCATGATCTGGACGGTCGCTTCCATTTTAATACGGCGATTGCCTCGATCATGGAATTTGTGAATTTCTTGAACCCCCTGCGGGAAGAAAAGATCGAGGATACGATGCTCCCCGTTTTGCGGGAATCGCTGGAGTCTCTGACGCTGCTTCTCTCTCCTTTTGCGCCCCATATCGCCGAAGAGATGTGGGAGGTCTTAGGGCACGCCGGGGGGATTGGAGTTGCCCGTTGGCCGGACTTCGATGAGACGATTGCAAAAGAAGAGGAGATCACCGTGGTTGTTCAGATCCGGGGGAAGCTGAGAAGCCGGATCCGGGTTCCGGCCGATTCTCCCCGGGAGGTCCTGCAAGAGGCCGCTCTGAGCGATCCCAGAATTCGTGAATTGACGGGGGGGAAGGAGATCCGGAAGGTGATCGTGGTGCCGGGGAAGCTGGTGAATATTGTCATCTGA
- a CDS encoding NDP-sugar synthase — translation MKAMILAAGMGERLRPLTNEIPKPLVPVLNRPLIEYNLSLLQRHGIREVAVNLHYLGKMIRDHLGDGSRFGLKIHYSEEPDLLGTGGAIKKLRSFFGTKPFLVINADILIDIDLKDLVLFHRSRKAFATMILRPNPDAVRYGTIETDNTGRIREFLGKVRTSETGLTPWMFTGVHLFHPSVLDTMPEKERFCINRDVYAHWIRSNKACYGYVYKGYWEDLGTMEDYLRANLAMVRRTGVSEIVRSEVQAEEGVILNPPCLIGAGTMIGKDAVVGPDVVIGKDCRIGEGAKITESILWDGAALPAGAKIHHKIITRFQQVTLQTDEEASPPDDPAVKAPAIHKSP, via the coding sequence ATGAAAGCCATGATCCTGGCTGCCGGGATGGGAGAACGTCTCCGACCGCTGACGAATGAGATCCCGAAACCGTTGGTCCCCGTCCTGAACCGTCCCCTCATTGAGTACAACCTTTCCCTATTGCAACGGCACGGCATCCGGGAGGTCGCCGTCAACCTCCACTATTTAGGGAAAATGATCCGTGACCACCTCGGGGACGGAAGCCGCTTCGGGTTAAAGATCCATTATTCCGAGGAACCGGATCTTCTCGGGACCGGAGGAGCCATCAAGAAGCTTCGTTCTTTTTTCGGGACCAAGCCATTCTTGGTAATCAACGCGGATATCCTCATCGACATCGACCTGAAGGACCTGGTCCTCTTTCATCGCTCACGGAAAGCCTTCGCCACGATGATCCTCCGACCCAATCCGGATGCCGTCCGGTATGGAACCATCGAAACCGACAACACCGGCCGAATCCGGGAATTCTTGGGCAAGGTAAGGACTTCCGAGACCGGCCTGACTCCCTGGATGTTCACGGGGGTCCATCTCTTTCATCCTTCTGTTTTAGACACGATGCCGGAGAAAGAACGTTTTTGTATCAATCGGGATGTCTACGCCCACTGGATCCGAAGCAACAAAGCCTGTTACGGATACGTCTACAAGGGATACTGGGAGGACCTGGGCACGATGGAAGACTACCTCCGGGCCAACCTGGCGATGGTACGACGTACAGGAGTATCGGAGATTGTCCGGTCGGAGGTACAGGCCGAGGAAGGAGTGATCCTGAATCCTCCCTGCCTGATCGGCGCGGGAACCATGATCGGGAAAGACGCCGTCGTCGGTCCGGATGTGGTCATCGGAAAGGATTGCCGGATCGGAGAAGGAGCGAAGATCACGGAATCGATCCTCTGGGATGGAGCGGCTCTCCCGGCCGGGGCAAAGATACACCACAAGATCATTACACGTTTTCAGCAGGTTACCCTGCAAACCGATGAAGAAGCCAGCCCCCCGGATGATCCGGCGGTCAAAGCCCCCGCCATACACAAATCTCCATAA
- a CDS encoding YkgJ family cysteine cluster protein yields MKNKVPSDKVIQPLKLSGESSFQFLCHKGISCFNKCCSEIRIYLTPYDIVRMKNRLGISSEAFLERYTFPQELEKTDLPVVILKMNEDEIHSCPFVSPDGCTLYTDRPATCRYYPIGFAAMKRAPVKDQEDFYFFIREDHCRGFEEDTKWTVNSWREDQEAELYDRMNREWMEILLRKKALGLAQATDRSLQLFYMVSYDIDSFRRFVFDSSFLEKFKVDPEEVEKMREDDVALLQFGLRWLRERLFGNDAPEPEG; encoded by the coding sequence ATGAAAAACAAGGTTCCCTCAGACAAAGTCATTCAGCCCCTGAAACTGAGCGGTGAAAGCTCATTTCAATTCCTTTGTCACAAAGGGATCTCCTGCTTCAATAAATGCTGTAGCGAGATCCGGATCTATCTCACTCCCTACGACATCGTCCGGATGAAGAACCGGCTTGGAATTTCTTCGGAGGCGTTCCTGGAACGTTACACCTTTCCCCAGGAGCTGGAGAAGACCGACCTGCCGGTTGTGATTCTGAAGATGAACGAAGATGAGATCCATAGCTGTCCCTTCGTCTCTCCGGACGGCTGCACCCTTTACACCGACCGTCCCGCGACCTGCCGTTATTATCCCATCGGTTTTGCCGCCATGAAACGGGCCCCCGTGAAGGATCAGGAAGACTTTTACTTTTTTATCCGGGAGGATCATTGCCGGGGATTTGAAGAAGATACGAAATGGACCGTCAATAGTTGGCGGGAAGATCAGGAGGCGGAGCTCTATGACCGGATGAACCGGGAGTGGATGGAGATCCTTCTCCGCAAAAAAGCGTTGGGTCTCGCCCAGGCGACGGACCGTTCTTTGCAACTCTTCTATATGGTCAGTTACGATATTGACAGCTTCCGGCGTTTTGTCTTTGACAGCTCTTTCCTGGAGAAATTCAAAGTCGATCCGGAAGAGGTGGAAAAGATGCGGGAAGATGATGTCGCTCTCCTGCAGTTCGGTCTTCGCTGGCTCCGGGAAAGGCTTTTCGGAAATGATGCACCTGAGCCGGAGGGATAG
- a CDS encoding tetratricopeptide repeat protein — translation MKKILLCLAILLILPAIQVSLHADASGLQQVLRQYYRGDRAGAVAALKSMAPQEPDNAALYYYLGYFEQEMGDYPAARESFRKVYKINPDFLPPVGK, via the coding sequence ATGAAAAAAATACTTCTGTGCCTGGCTATACTCTTGATTCTGCCGGCGATACAGGTAAGCCTCCATGCCGACGCGTCCGGTCTTCAGCAGGTCCTCCGGCAGTATTACCGCGGTGACCGGGCCGGCGCCGTGGCCGCTTTGAAGTCGATGGCGCCGCAGGAACCGGACAATGCCGCCCTCTACTATTATCTCGGCTATTTTGAGCAGGAGATGGGAGATTACCCCGCGGCTCGGGAATCTTTTCGGAAGGTTTATAAGATCAACCCTGATTTTCTCCCGCCTGTGGGAAAATAG
- a CDS encoding CvpA family protein produces MNLLDTIIIVIVGATFVMSLFRGVVKEVFSLGSLILGFVIANQTYGYLAEFLMRYIHHDSAARILGYVAVFLGSSIVIRLMGTYVERWTRKAMLGWMNHLIGGLFGFLKGSLLVSVIIILMGSFMPGSRVLQESRLTPYILSTVGVIAEVSPGELKKQFFKTKDRLEKHWKEEGIAALLRKQKEGLEGK; encoded by the coding sequence ATGAATCTCCTTGATACAATCATTATCGTCATTGTCGGGGCGACCTTCGTTATGAGTCTCTTCCGGGGGGTCGTGAAGGAGGTCTTTTCACTCGGTTCCCTGATCCTCGGTTTCGTGATCGCCAACCAGACCTACGGCTACCTTGCGGAGTTCCTGATGCGCTATATTCATCATGATTCGGCGGCCAGGATCCTCGGGTATGTTGCCGTCTTCCTCGGGTCCTCGATCGTCATACGGCTCATGGGAACCTATGTGGAGCGGTGGACCAGGAAGGCGATGCTCGGATGGATGAATCATCTGATCGGCGGTCTCTTCGGTTTTCTCAAGGGGAGTCTCCTGGTTTCCGTGATCATTATTCTGATGGGGAGTTTCATGCCGGGCAGCCGGGTGTTGCAGGAATCGAGGCTGACTCCGTATATTCTCTCTACCGTTGGGGTGATTGCGGAGGTTTCACCCGGGGAGTTGAAAAAACAATTTTTCAAGACGAAAGACCGTCTGGAGAAGCACTGGAAAGAGGAAGGGATCGCCGCTCTTCTCCGTAAGCAGAAAGAAGGGCTGGAAGGAAAATAA
- a CDS encoding M20 family metallopeptidase — protein MDSLEKKVVETVESLFPELVRISRTIHDRPELGYEEWEAAALLTDFLQQQGFEVEPGIGGVSTAFRASRSSDPGPTIAFLAEYDALPNLGHACGHNLIAAAGVGAGAALVSVFPACAGAVQVVGTPAEEMHGGKIRLIEKGCFDGIDAALMFHPSVRNAVVKRTLAMTELRIAFYGKSSHAAAAPELGINALDAMILAFSGINALRQQVPDDGRIHGIITRGGDAPNIIPAFTEARIAVRALERPVMEKLVECVKGCIEGAARATGCTFEIENTGPVYEGMMPNRTMAAVFQEKIEAFGIPIDDQDELRYIGSSDIGNLSRRVPAIHPELLICDFESMPHTAGFAEAARSEAAETVMKKAACALALTGLMILRDPEVREKMVREFRHVREGTTLS, from the coding sequence ATGGATTCTCTCGAGAAGAAAGTTGTTGAGACGGTTGAGTCGCTTTTTCCGGAACTGGTTCGGATCAGCCGTACGATCCACGACCGGCCGGAATTAGGTTATGAAGAATGGGAAGCCGCAGCACTTCTCACGGACTTCCTGCAGCAACAGGGGTTTGAGGTGGAGCCGGGCATCGGCGGGGTCTCAACGGCCTTCCGGGCCTCCCGAAGTTCCGATCCGGGTCCGACGATCGCCTTCCTTGCCGAGTACGATGCCCTGCCGAACCTCGGGCATGCCTGCGGTCATAACCTGATTGCTGCGGCCGGTGTCGGGGCCGGTGCCGCACTGGTATCGGTTTTCCCTGCGTGTGCCGGTGCTGTCCAGGTGGTAGGAACCCCGGCCGAGGAAATGCACGGCGGGAAGATCCGCCTGATAGAGAAGGGGTGTTTCGACGGGATCGATGCGGCGCTTATGTTCCATCCGTCGGTGCGAAATGCTGTGGTAAAACGGACCCTGGCCATGACGGAGCTCCGCATCGCCTTTTACGGGAAGAGCAGTCATGCAGCGGCTGCTCCGGAACTCGGCATCAATGCCCTTGATGCGATGATCCTTGCTTTTTCCGGGATCAATGCGCTTCGGCAGCAGGTTCCCGATGACGGCCGGATTCACGGCATCATTACCCGGGGAGGGGACGCCCCGAATATCATCCCCGCTTTTACCGAGGCACGGATTGCCGTTCGGGCACTGGAAAGGCCGGTCATGGAAAAGCTTGTAGAATGTGTGAAGGGGTGTATCGAAGGGGCGGCGCGGGCGACAGGCTGTACGTTCGAGATTGAAAACACGGGGCCCGTTTACGAGGGAATGATGCCGAACCGGACGATGGCTGCGGTCTTTCAGGAGAAGATAGAAGCGTTCGGGATCCCCATTGACGATCAGGATGAACTGCGTTATATCGGTTCTTCGGATATCGGCAATCTCAGCCGCAGGGTGCCGGCCATTCATCCGGAACTTTTGATCTGTGATTTTGAGTCGATGCCTCATACCGCAGGTTTTGCGGAAGCGGCGAGGAGTGAAGCGGCCGAGACGGTCATGAAAAAGGCGGCCTGTGCCCTGGCGCTCACCGGGCTTATGATTCTGCGGGATCCGGAAGTCCGTGAGAAGATGGTCCGGGAGTTCCGGCATGTTCGGGAAGGAACAACCCTGTCATGA